From one Streptomyces sp. Q6 genomic stretch:
- a CDS encoding STAS domain-containing protein, producing MSSPSDLPDPTDLPDPTDLPDLPDLIGHLPRPDPTGHLPRSGPADACRTVRGHGELDLTTMAPLADALHRARAGSGRLRIVVDLSAVTFADGSLLGPLCEAWEDCRARHGWARVVYTASATALVLRAGGLAARFPRYACARDAWRGTVSGPAPLSRPEPRGAA from the coding sequence ATGAGTTCTCCCTCCGACCTGCCCGACCCCACCGACCTGCCCGACCCCACCGACCTGCCCGACCTGCCCGACCTCATCGGCCACCTGCCGCGTCCCGACCCCACCGGCCACCTGCCGCGCTCCGGCCCGGCCGACGCCTGCCGCACCGTCCGGGGCCACGGCGAGCTGGACCTCACGACCATGGCTCCCCTGGCGGACGCCCTGCACCGGGCCCGCGCCGGGTCAGGGCGGCTCCGTATCGTCGTCGACCTCAGCGCGGTGACGTTCGCGGACGGGAGCCTTCTCGGGCCGCTGTGCGAGGCGTGGGAGGACTGCCGGGCGCGCCACGGCTGGGCCCGCGTCGTCTACACCGCGTCGGCGACCGCCCTGGTCCTGCGGGCCGGCGGCCTGGCCGCCCGGTTCCCGCGGTACGCGTGCGCCCGGGACGCGTGGCGGGGGACCGTCTCCGGGCCCGCGCCCCTCTCCCGCCCCGAACCGCGCGGAGCCGCGTAA
- a CDS encoding Lsr2 family DNA-binding protein, with protein sequence MRWGATWGANSLASPHETTPDVTPSLVRAWAKGQGHAVNERGGLPQDPIKKYKQVHGHG encoded by the coding sequence GTGCGTTGGGGGGCCACTTGGGGAGCCAACTCGCTCGCCAGCCCTCACGAGACCACGCCAGACGTCACACCATCTCTTGTCCGTGCATGGGCCAAGGGCCAGGGACACGCCGTCAACGAACGGGGCGGACTGCCACAGGACCCGATCAAGAAGTACAAGCAGGTCCACGGCCATGGATGA
- a CDS encoding ArsA family ATPase, with translation MTLNPSDTLDIDPLLDDPATRIVVCCGAGGVGKTTTAAALGLRAAERGRKVVVLTIDPARRLAQSMGIDSLDNTPRRVKGIDDAAGGELHAMMLDMKRTFDEVVEAHADEERARTILANPFYQSLSAGFAGTQEYMAMEKLGQLRARDEWDLIVVDTPPSRSALDFLDAPQRLGSFLDGKLIRLLMAPAKIGGRAGMKFLNVGMSMMTGTLGKLLGGQLLRDVQTFVAAMDTTFGGFRTRADATYKLLQAPGTSFLVVAAPERDALREAAYFVERLAAERMPLAGLVLNRVHGSGAGRLSAERALAAAENLDERRIVDQATGKEEVRTSPEADPRTAPASGSPAPAEVPSDSAEPADSAQADPSIEQLTAGLLRLHAERMQVVAREQRTRDRFTALHPEVAVTEIAALPGDVHDLAGLRDIGERLAAGGTPAGAK, from the coding sequence ATGACGCTGAACCCTTCCGACACGCTCGACATCGACCCGCTGCTCGACGACCCGGCCACCCGCATCGTGGTGTGCTGCGGCGCGGGCGGCGTCGGCAAGACCACCACCGCCGCGGCGCTCGGGCTGCGGGCCGCCGAGCGCGGCCGCAAGGTCGTCGTCCTGACCATCGACCCGGCCCGCAGGCTCGCGCAGTCGATGGGCATCGACTCGCTGGACAACACCCCGCGCCGGGTGAAGGGCATCGACGACGCGGCCGGTGGTGAGCTGCACGCGATGATGCTCGACATGAAGCGCACCTTCGACGAGGTCGTCGAGGCGCACGCGGACGAGGAGCGCGCGCGGACCATCCTCGCCAACCCCTTCTACCAGTCGCTCTCGGCGGGCTTCGCGGGCACGCAGGAGTACATGGCGATGGAGAAGCTGGGGCAGCTGCGCGCCCGCGACGAGTGGGACCTGATCGTCGTCGACACCCCGCCGTCGCGCTCCGCGCTCGACTTCCTCGACGCGCCGCAGCGGCTCGGCTCCTTCCTCGACGGGAAGCTGATCCGGCTGCTGATGGCCCCGGCGAAGATCGGCGGGCGCGCGGGCATGAAGTTCCTGAACGTCGGGATGTCGATGATGACCGGCACGCTCGGCAAGCTGCTCGGCGGTCAACTCCTGCGCGACGTGCAGACGTTCGTGGCCGCGATGGACACGACGTTCGGCGGCTTCCGTACCCGCGCCGACGCCACGTACAAGCTGCTTCAGGCGCCCGGCACGTCGTTCCTCGTGGTCGCCGCGCCCGAGCGGGACGCGCTGCGCGAGGCCGCGTACTTCGTGGAGCGGCTGGCCGCGGAGCGGATGCCGCTGGCCGGTCTCGTGCTGAACCGGGTGCACGGCAGCGGCGCGGGACGCCTGTCGGCCGAGCGCGCCCTGGCCGCCGCAGAAAATCTTGACGAGCGTCGCATTGTGGATCAGGCGACCGGGAAGGAAGAGGTTCGTACCTCTCCCGAGGCCGATCCCCGGACCGCTCCCGCTTCAGGCTCCCCCGCCCCAGCGGAGGTCCCGTCCGATTCCGCCGAACCCGCGGATTCCGCGCAGGCGGATCCCAGCATCGAACAACTGACGGCAGGCCTGTTGCGCCTGCACGCCGAGCGCATGCAGGTGGTCGCGCGCGAACAGCGCACGCGTGACCGCTTCACCGCGCTGCACCCCGAAGTGGCCGTGACCGAGATCGCGGCCCTGCCCGGCGACGTGCACGACCTGGCAGGCCTCAGGGACATCGGAGAGCGGCTCGCGGCCGGTGGCACTCCGGCCGGAGCAAAGTGA
- a CDS encoding PIN domain-containing protein: protein MSSVVIADTNALYRLLVSSTNDSAIHRKAFSTVGHMVISPMVLAELDYLVTTKISAQAAYSALDFLAKGTERRKFSIPDITPHVRTAMTVLEGYRDADGGKGIGLTDAMNVALAAAYRTEVMFTSDRHFRMVRPLTGHGAFRLLPDDL from the coding sequence TTGAGCTCCGTCGTCATCGCTGACACCAATGCCCTCTATCGGCTCCTCGTCTCCTCGACGAACGACAGCGCCATCCACCGCAAAGCCTTCTCCACCGTTGGACACATGGTGATCTCACCCATGGTCCTGGCTGAACTCGACTACTTGGTGACCACGAAGATCAGTGCGCAGGCCGCGTACAGCGCGCTCGACTTCCTCGCCAAGGGCACTGAGCGGCGGAAGTTCTCCATCCCCGACATCACCCCCCATGTGCGTACGGCGATGACAGTGCTCGAGGGCTACCGGGACGCAGACGGAGGGAAGGGCATCGGCTTGACGGATGCCATGAACGTCGCTCTGGCCGCCGCCTACCGGACCGAGGTCATGTTCACCTCGGACCGGCACTTCCGCATGGTTCGGCCGCTGACGGGACACGGAGCATTCCGGCTGCTGCCCGATGACTTGTAG
- a CDS encoding GatB/YqeY domain-containing protein — protein sequence MTTLKSKLHEDLNAAIRERDELRSSTLRLTLSAITNQEVAGKEKRELSDDEVQKVIAKEAKKRREAAEAFEKGGRAESAARELAEGELLAVYLPQPLSDAELEQIVAQAVEEAKASGAEGPRAMGQVMKIANPKIAGRAEGGRVAATVKRLLAG from the coding sequence ATGACCACGCTCAAGTCGAAGCTGCACGAAGACCTCAACGCCGCCATCCGGGAGCGCGATGAGCTGCGCTCCTCGACGCTCCGGCTGACCCTCTCCGCGATCACGAACCAGGAGGTCGCGGGCAAGGAGAAGCGCGAGCTCTCCGACGACGAGGTGCAGAAGGTGATCGCCAAGGAGGCGAAGAAGCGCCGCGAGGCGGCCGAGGCCTTCGAGAAGGGCGGGCGTGCCGAGTCCGCCGCCCGCGAGCTGGCGGAGGGCGAGCTGCTCGCCGTGTACCTGCCGCAGCCGCTCAGCGACGCCGAGCTGGAGCAGATCGTGGCGCAGGCCGTCGAGGAGGCGAAGGCGTCCGGCGCCGAGGGCCCCCGTGCCATGGGCCAGGTCATGAAGATCGCCAACCCGAAGATCGCGGGTCGCGCCGAGGGCGGCCGGGTCGCCGCGACGGTGAAGCGCCTGCTGGCGGGCTGA
- a CDS encoding DUF4239 domain-containing protein: MDIWLLNHLSTFALCLLICGGAVFVAVAGCVMARRWMPKIADGAYNEMIGLVLGMYAAIYGIILAFVVVAEWEALGAAEENVAAEASQTAEVLREAAAFPPEQRDRVTAAMGAYVHAVVDKQWTPMREGRPDPELTNAEITELYTVYQTYEPKTAAEQAYYEQSVATLADLAAARRTRLANAEQELPMLLTVLVYGGAVVMLPLTFLYGIESRRAQLMFVTCVAGLIGVSLVLVLTLNRPFSGELSVSPAPFKEGVLAQFW, translated from the coding sequence ATGGATATCTGGCTGCTCAATCACCTCAGTACGTTCGCGTTGTGCCTGCTCATCTGCGGCGGTGCCGTGTTCGTCGCCGTGGCGGGGTGTGTGATGGCCAGGCGGTGGATGCCGAAGATCGCGGACGGTGCGTACAACGAGATGATCGGGCTCGTGCTCGGGATGTATGCCGCGATCTACGGCATCATCCTGGCGTTCGTCGTCGTGGCCGAGTGGGAAGCGCTCGGGGCGGCCGAGGAGAACGTCGCCGCCGAGGCGAGTCAGACCGCGGAAGTCCTGCGGGAGGCCGCCGCGTTCCCGCCGGAGCAGCGGGACCGGGTGACCGCGGCCATGGGCGCGTACGTGCACGCCGTCGTCGACAAGCAGTGGACCCCGATGCGCGAGGGCCGGCCCGATCCGGAGCTGACCAACGCCGAGATCACCGAGCTGTACACCGTGTACCAGACGTACGAACCGAAGACCGCGGCCGAGCAGGCGTACTACGAGCAGTCGGTCGCGACGCTCGCCGATCTCGCCGCCGCGCGCCGCACCCGTCTCGCCAACGCCGAGCAGGAGCTGCCGATGCTGCTCACCGTCCTCGTGTACGGCGGCGCGGTCGTCATGCTCCCGCTGACCTTCCTCTACGGCATCGAGAGCCGGCGGGCCCAGCTGATGTTCGTCACCTGCGTCGCCGGGCTCATCGGGGTGAGCCTGGTGCTCGTGCTGACGCTGAACCGGCCGTTCTCGGGTGAGCTGTCCGTGTCCCCCGCGCCGTTCAAGGAGGGAGTGCTCGCACAGTTCTGGTGA
- a CDS encoding transglycosylase domain-containing protein, whose amino-acid sequence MGKKRSAGSGGGMSPAQQAAKFLGVSVLSGAVLAGIALPAAGALGLAAKGSVEGFDEIPANLKTPPLSQRTTILDSQGGTIATVYSRDRTVVKLDQISPYMQKAIVAIEDSRFFEHGAVDAKGILRAINANARGGGVAQGASTLTQQYVKNVFMEEAGDDPTKLAQATQQTIGRKVRELKYAIQVEDELGKKKILANYLNITYFGQQAYGVEAASQRYFSKSAKDLDVAESAMLAGIVQSPSRYDPVNDEAEAKKRRNVVLQRMAEVHDISQAEADRAKATDLGLKVSRPQNGCITATRGAAFFCKYVEKVFLTDPTFGKTKEERAKVWNRGGLTVKTTLDPQTQDSVQASIKSNVYKSDKVATAATLVEPGSGKILGMGQSKPYGYGKNETEINYSVNSAYGGSNYGFPTGSTFKPFLAAAALEKGKPVTQEYPAPYEMPYPSSVQTCSGKPWRNDGNYQVENENEAEVGPYRLKEAMAKSINTYFVQMIADTGMCPVVEMTDKLGVVQGNGDKVPEVPSSMTLGSTGLSPLTMASAYAAFANEGTYCTPVAIESITGPNGKGLAVPKTQCSRAMSTETADKVNTLLSGVVDSGTGQQAGLQDRANAGKTGTTDARKNAWFVGYTPNLSGAVWVGSASQSEPMTDITIGGRYHSEVYGADTPGPIWRAAMTGALSGKPAPSFNLVNIPDPEKNKDRDKDKDKGGHDDGGNGDDGDNGDGGGDNPLPGVSFPSDVLGGNGNGGNGNGGWDR is encoded by the coding sequence ATGGGAAAGAAGCGCTCGGCCGGTAGCGGCGGCGGGATGTCGCCGGCCCAACAGGCCGCCAAGTTCCTCGGTGTCAGCGTGCTCTCAGGAGCCGTGCTCGCCGGAATCGCGCTGCCCGCTGCGGGCGCGCTCGGCCTCGCGGCCAAGGGATCCGTCGAGGGCTTCGACGAGATCCCCGCCAACCTGAAGACACCTCCGCTCAGCCAGCGGACCACCATCCTGGACAGCCAGGGCGGCACGATCGCGACGGTCTACTCGCGCGACCGCACCGTGGTGAAGCTCGACCAGATCTCCCCGTACATGCAGAAGGCGATCGTCGCGATCGAGGACTCGCGCTTCTTCGAGCACGGGGCCGTCGACGCGAAGGGCATCCTGCGCGCCATCAACGCCAACGCGCGCGGTGGCGGCGTCGCCCAGGGCGCCTCGACGCTGACGCAGCAGTACGTGAAGAACGTCTTCATGGAAGAGGCGGGCGACGACCCGACCAAGCTGGCGCAGGCGACACAGCAGACGATCGGCCGCAAGGTCCGCGAGCTGAAGTACGCGATCCAGGTCGAGGACGAGCTCGGCAAGAAGAAGATCCTCGCCAACTACTTGAACATCACGTACTTCGGACAGCAGGCGTACGGCGTCGAGGCCGCGTCCCAGCGCTACTTCTCCAAGTCGGCCAAGGACCTGGACGTGGCGGAGTCGGCGATGCTCGCCGGCATCGTGCAGTCGCCGAGCCGCTACGACCCCGTCAACGACGAGGCCGAGGCGAAGAAGCGGCGCAACGTCGTGCTCCAGCGAATGGCCGAGGTGCACGACATCTCGCAGGCCGAGGCGGACCGGGCCAAGGCGACCGACCTCGGCCTCAAGGTCAGCAGGCCGCAGAACGGCTGCATCACAGCGACCAGGGGCGCCGCCTTCTTCTGCAAGTACGTCGAGAAGGTCTTCCTGACCGACCCGACGTTCGGCAAGACGAAGGAGGAGCGCGCCAAGGTCTGGAACCGCGGCGGCCTGACGGTGAAGACGACGCTCGACCCGCAGACCCAGGACTCGGTCCAGGCCTCCATCAAGAGCAACGTCTACAAGTCGGACAAGGTCGCCACCGCCGCCACGCTCGTCGAGCCCGGCAGCGGCAAGATCCTCGGCATGGGCCAGTCGAAGCCGTACGGCTACGGCAAGAACGAGACCGAGATCAACTACTCGGTCAACTCGGCCTACGGCGGCTCCAACTACGGCTTCCCGACGGGTTCGACGTTCAAGCCGTTCCTCGCGGCGGCCGCCCTGGAGAAGGGCAAGCCGGTGACGCAGGAGTATCCGGCGCCGTACGAGATGCCGTACCCGAGCTCGGTGCAGACGTGCAGCGGCAAGCCCTGGCGCAACGACGGCAACTACCAGGTGGAGAACGAGAACGAGGCCGAGGTCGGCCCCTATCGCCTCAAGGAGGCGATGGCGAAGTCCATCAACACGTACTTCGTGCAGATGATCGCCGACACCGGCATGTGCCCGGTCGTCGAGATGACCGACAAGCTCGGCGTGGTGCAGGGCAACGGCGACAAGGTGCCCGAGGTGCCCTCGTCGATGACGCTCGGTTCGACGGGTCTGTCGCCGCTGACGATGGCGTCCGCGTACGCCGCGTTCGCCAACGAGGGCACGTACTGCACGCCGGTCGCCATCGAGTCGATCACCGGCCCGAACGGCAAGGGCCTGGCCGTGCCGAAGACGCAGTGCTCGCGCGCCATGTCGACGGAGACCGCGGACAAGGTCAACACGCTGCTGAGCGGCGTGGTCGACTCCGGTACGGGCCAGCAGGCCGGCCTCCAGGACCGGGCCAACGCCGGTAAGACGGGTACGACCGACGCCCGTAAGAACGCGTGGTTCGTCGGCTACACGCCGAACCTGTCCGGCGCGGTCTGGGTCGGCAGCGCGTCGCAGAGCGAGCCGATGACCGACATCACCATCGGCGGCCGCTACCACAGCGAGGTCTACGGCGCCGACACGCCGGGGCCGATCTGGCGGGCGGCGATGACCGGCGCCCTGTCGGGCAAGCCCGCGCCGAGCTTCAACCTCGTCAACATCCCGGACCCGGAGAAGAACAAGGACCGGGACAAGGACAAGGACAAGGGCGGCCACGACGACGGCGGCAACGGGGACGACGGTGACAACGGGGACGGCGGCGGCGACAACCCGCTGCCCGGCGTCTCCTTCCCGTCGGACGTCCTCGGCGGGAACGGCAACGGGGGGAACGGGAACGGCGGTTGGGACCGCTAG
- a CDS encoding metallophosphoesterase, whose protein sequence is MHARYGIPLKVSAGIVAAGAAGIAYAGFEARSFRLRRVTVPVLPAGMRPLRILQVSDIHMVGGQRKKQRWLRSLAGLRPDFVINTGDNLSDPEGVPEVLDALGPLMEFPGAYVFGSNDYYGPRFSNPARYLAQKMSGKHGLNGNAPAVGVVHNPWEGLRDGFDEAGWLNLTNTRGALKVAGMEIGLTGLDDPHIKRDRYEEVAGGPVEGPDFSMGVVHAPYLRALDAFTADGYPLILAGHTHGGQICVPFYGALVTNCDLDTDRVKGLSTHQSGGNTSYLHVSAGCGANRYTPVRFACPPEVSLLTLTPGS, encoded by the coding sequence ATGCACGCGCGATACGGGATTCCCCTGAAGGTCTCAGCAGGCATCGTGGCGGCGGGCGCCGCCGGCATCGCCTACGCCGGATTCGAGGCCCGCTCCTTCCGGCTGAGGCGGGTGACGGTCCCGGTCCTGCCGGCCGGCATGCGCCCCCTGCGCATCCTCCAGGTCTCCGACATCCACATGGTCGGCGGACAGCGCAAGAAGCAGCGCTGGCTGCGTTCGCTGGCGGGCCTGCGCCCCGACTTCGTCATCAACACGGGCGACAACCTGTCCGACCCGGAGGGCGTCCCCGAGGTCCTCGACGCGCTCGGCCCGCTGATGGAGTTCCCGGGCGCGTACGTCTTCGGCTCCAACGACTACTACGGGCCCCGATTCAGCAACCCCGCCCGGTACTTGGCGCAGAAGATGTCCGGCAAGCACGGCCTGAACGGCAACGCGCCGGCCGTCGGTGTCGTCCACAACCCGTGGGAGGGCCTGCGCGACGGCTTCGACGAGGCGGGCTGGCTGAACCTCACGAACACGCGGGGTGCGCTGAAGGTCGCGGGCATGGAGATCGGCCTCACCGGTCTGGACGACCCGCACATCAAGCGCGACCGCTACGAAGAGGTCGCGGGCGGCCCCGTCGAGGGCCCCGACTTCTCGATGGGCGTCGTCCACGCCCCGTACCTGCGGGCCCTCGACGCCTTCACGGCCGACGGCTACCCGCTGATCCTCGCCGGGCACACCCACGGCGGCCAGATCTGCGTCCCCTTCTACGGCGCGCTGGTCACCAACTGCGACCTGGACACGGACCGCGTGAAGGGTCTGTCCACGCACCAGTCCGGGGGCAACACGTCGTACCTGCACGTCTCGGCCGGCTGCGGCGCGAACCGCTACACCCCGGTCCGCTTCGCGTGCCCGCCGGAGGTCTCGCTCCTGACCCTCACCCCGGGCAGCTGA
- a CDS encoding Pr6Pr family membrane protein has protein sequence MITPHRISTVPAAAVVPPRRRPLAAAFRALVAIAAVTGIVIDLSISDSALRVLSYFTIQSNILVAVVLALSAWRAWTARPPLPPLVTGGVLLFISITGLVYHFVLANDSSGFSMTDDPQVALTGARQVSNQLLHTVTPIGAALNWLLLTRPGALRPRHAALWLLYPLAYFGFALIRGAIMTPGTPARYPYPFLDVDLHGYAGVLTNAVVFGLAFYALALALVGLDRIRPEIRGPENRISSQAAGPLK, from the coding sequence ATGATCACGCCCCACCGCATCTCCACCGTGCCCGCGGCGGCGGTCGTGCCTCCACGTCGCCGCCCCCTGGCCGCCGCGTTCCGCGCCCTGGTCGCCATCGCCGCGGTGACCGGGATCGTCATCGACCTGTCGATCAGCGACAGCGCGCTGCGCGTCCTGAGCTACTTCACGATCCAGTCCAACATCCTGGTCGCGGTCGTCCTCGCGCTGTCCGCGTGGCGCGCCTGGACGGCCCGGCCGCCGCTGCCACCCCTGGTCACCGGCGGTGTGCTCCTCTTCATCTCCATCACGGGCCTCGTCTACCACTTCGTCCTGGCCAACGACTCCAGCGGCTTCTCCATGACGGACGACCCGCAGGTGGCGCTCACCGGGGCCCGCCAGGTCTCCAACCAGCTCCTGCACACGGTCACACCCATCGGCGCCGCCCTGAACTGGCTCCTGCTGACCCGTCCCGGCGCCCTCCGACCGCGCCACGCGGCCCTGTGGCTGCTCTACCCGCTCGCCTACTTCGGGTTCGCCCTGATCCGCGGCGCGATCATGACCCCGGGCACACCGGCCCGCTACCCGTACCCGTTCCTGGACGTCGACCTCCACGGCTACGCGGGCGTCCTCACCAACGCCGTGGTCTTCGGCCTGGCCTTCTACGCCCTGGCGCTGGCCCTCGTCGGCCTGGACCGGATCAGGCCGGAGATCCGCGGCCCCGAAAACCGGATTTCGTCTCAGGCCGCAGGTCCGCTAAAGTAA
- a CDS encoding type II toxin-antitoxin system prevent-host-death family antitoxin, with translation MEATARDFNQRSSQILAAAERGETITVTKNGRPVARVVPIDAAEVPPYSTEPMGDMEIPDIGTGPDLTNEDIEEALKGMGS, from the coding sequence ATGGAAGCCACTGCTCGTGATTTCAACCAGCGGTCCTCGCAGATACTCGCCGCCGCTGAGCGAGGCGAGACCATCACGGTGACCAAGAACGGCCGCCCCGTCGCCCGTGTCGTGCCGATCGACGCCGCCGAGGTTCCGCCCTACTCGACCGAGCCCATGGGGGATATGGAGATTCCGGACATCGGGACGGGGCCCGATCTCACCAATGAGGACATCGAAGAAGCCCTGAAGGGGATGGGCTCTTGA
- a CDS encoding GDSL-type esterase/lipase family protein, producing MPVHLRRARLGPPTPGALLPRLAGALVHRVWALAEQYGRVTAERPGRYRFARLGDGVCLAFPPGAVFGERAIAIGDGTLVGAQVSLSAGFPCATEPGPGLPGLVVRIGARCMIARGTHIVGHHRIDIGDDVFIAPYAYLTDQNHGYTDPDRPIGGQPPVNEPVVIGDGCWLGTGVTVLPGTRLGRNVTVAAGAVVRGTFPDRCVIAGVPARIVRRYVPGRGWQRTTDEPRRHQEDTMKKAPEGDIPIMIVGDSISHGSSGDWTWRYFFWKHLKNEGLSIDLVGPKDTLDNIRTEEVGDDDATYADPEFDRDHDAQWGRPYVQEKDVIEAKVAEYEPEYLLVLLGINDLFWYGVTPDRFAANLREFLANARRPAPDVRIVIGTVLETQKALDDPEFAKLVAATNEQLRAVAAESGVAVAETAAEFSAPEHTWDGTHPNPNGELRIAAAFADRLAETYGLGAPYPRPYPVLDAVAPEAKAPVDIPD from the coding sequence ATGCCAGTCCACCTGCGACGCGCCCGCCTCGGGCCACCGACACCGGGAGCACTCCTGCCGCGGCTCGCCGGCGCCCTGGTGCACCGGGTGTGGGCGCTGGCCGAGCAGTACGGGCGGGTGACGGCCGAGCGGCCGGGGCGCTACCGGTTCGCGCGGCTCGGCGACGGGGTGTGCCTCGCGTTCCCGCCGGGCGCCGTCTTCGGTGAACGGGCCATCGCGATCGGCGACGGCACCCTGGTCGGGGCGCAGGTGAGCCTCTCGGCGGGGTTCCCGTGCGCGACGGAGCCCGGCCCCGGGCTCCCCGGACTCGTGGTGCGGATCGGTGCCCGGTGCATGATCGCCCGGGGTACCCACATCGTGGGCCACCACCGCATCGACATCGGCGACGACGTCTTCATCGCCCCGTACGCGTACCTCACCGACCAGAACCACGGCTACACCGACCCGGACCGGCCCATCGGCGGACAGCCGCCCGTGAACGAGCCCGTCGTCATCGGCGACGGCTGCTGGCTCGGCACGGGCGTGACCGTGCTGCCCGGCACCCGCCTCGGCCGCAACGTCACGGTCGCGGCGGGCGCCGTCGTCCGCGGCACGTTCCCGGACCGGTGCGTGATCGCGGGCGTCCCGGCGCGGATCGTGCGCCGTTACGTACCGGGCAGGGGCTGGCAGCGGACCACCGACGAACCACGACGCCACCAGGAGGACACCATGAAGAAGGCACCCGAGGGCGACATCCCCATCATGATCGTCGGCGACTCGATCAGTCACGGCAGCAGCGGCGACTGGACCTGGCGCTACTTCTTCTGGAAGCACCTGAAGAACGAGGGCCTGAGCATCGACCTCGTCGGCCCGAAGGACACCCTCGACAACATCCGTACGGAAGAGGTCGGCGACGACGACGCGACGTACGCGGACCCGGAGTTCGACCGCGACCACGACGCCCAGTGGGGCCGCCCGTACGTCCAGGAGAAGGACGTCATCGAGGCCAAGGTCGCCGAGTACGAACCGGAGTACCTGCTGGTGCTGCTCGGCATCAACGACCTGTTCTGGTACGGGGTGACGCCCGACCGGTTCGCCGCCAACCTGCGGGAGTTCCTGGCGAACGCGCGGCGCCCGGCACCCGACGTACGGATCGTCATCGGCACCGTACTGGAGACGCAGAAGGCGCTCGACGACCCCGAGTTCGCGAAGCTGGTGGCGGCGACCAACGAGCAACTGCGCGCCGTCGCCGCCGAGTCGGGGGTGGCCGTCGCCGAGACGGCGGCCGAGTTCAGCGCCCCCGAGCACACCTGGGACGGCACGCACCCCAACCCCAACGGGGAGCTGCGCATCGCGGCCGCCTTCGCCGACCGCCTCGCCGAGACGTACGGCCTGGGCGCCCCGTACCCCCGCCCCTACCCGGTCCTCGACGCGGTCGCCCCCGAAGCGAAGGCCCCCGTCGACATCCCCGACTGA
- a CDS encoding WhiB family transcriptional regulator, translated as MGWVVDWSAQAACRTTDPDELFVQGAAQNRAKAVCTGCPVRTECLADALDNRVEFGVWGGMTERERRALLRRRPTVTSWRSLLETARTEYERGAGLLPAELENDETYERYAAVG; from the coding sequence ATGGGCTGGGTAGTCGACTGGAGTGCGCAGGCCGCCTGCCGCACTACCGATCCGGATGAACTGTTCGTTCAAGGAGCGGCGCAGAACCGCGCGAAGGCGGTGTGCACGGGATGCCCCGTGCGGACCGAGTGCCTCGCCGACGCGCTGGACAATCGCGTCGAGTTCGGCGTGTGGGGTGGCATGACGGAGCGGGAGCGCCGCGCGTTGCTGCGCAGGCGTCCCACCGTCACCTCGTGGCGCAGCCTCCTTGAGACGGCACGTACGGAGTACGAGCGCGGCGCGGGCCTGTTGCCCGCGGAGCTGGAGAACGACGAGACGTACGAGAGGTACGCGGCCGTCGGGTAG